The following proteins are encoded in a genomic region of Primulina huaijiensis isolate GDHJ02 chromosome 3, ASM1229523v2, whole genome shotgun sequence:
- the LOC140972859 gene encoding uncharacterized protein At3g17950-like: MLDPANDMVPPPSSPSASSLSSSDLDTESTGSFFHDGSTTLGTLMGVTLQAITFRAASQRENPLSAATVGRRSRKPEKVRGGVMARKRRRWWMLCGEEGDAARRASLGEYLEVERRFGESGSAAVELEEGIVLGQPRNGRALFAEGRVLPPAEFVEESPQTPPSGVCRFSALVAVDRWCSLCSVF; encoded by the exons ATGTTAGATCCGGCGAATGATATGGTGCCACCACCCTCCTCCCCCTCCGCTTCTTCGCTGTCTTCTTCTGATCTCGACACCGAG TCAACAGGATCATTCTTCCATGATGGAAGTACCACACTGGGCACCCTTATGGGCGTGACCCTCCAGGCCATCACCTTCAGGGCCGCGTCCCAGCGGGAGAATCCTCTCTCCGCGGCGACTGTAGGCCGGAGGAGCAGGAAACCGGAGAAAGTCAGGGGAGGGGTTATGGCGCGGAAGAGGCGGAGGTGGTGGATGTTGTGTGGGGAAGAGGGTGACGCCGCCAGAAGGGCGTCTTTGGGAGAGTATCTGGAAGTGGAGAGGAGGTTTGGAGAGTCGGGCAGTGCAGCGGTGGAGCTGGAAGAAGGGATTGTTCTAGGACAGCCACGTAATGGGCGGGCTTTGTTTGCTGAGGGGAGGGTCCTACCCCCGGCGGAATTCGTGGAAGAGTCGCCGCAGACTCCGCCGTCGGGGGTATGTAGATTCTCGGCGTTGGTGGCGGTGGATCGGTGGTGCAGTCTGTGCAGCGTGTTTTAG